A stretch of the Alnus glutinosa chromosome 6, dhAlnGlut1.1, whole genome shotgun sequence genome encodes the following:
- the LOC133871634 gene encoding protein FAR-RED IMPAIRED RESPONSE 1-like: MITTQRSESMNAFFDGYVHSQTTLKEFVDEYDDALRRMVESETHSDFDSFNCTIPCISALQLEKQFQVVYTNAKFKEVHGQFVKMMSCNNSILKSEGAISTFEVIDYVAVEDHLIEKTFLVYFNEDELEVKCTCALFEVRGILCRHSLSVLRTKKATTLPQRYFLDKWRKDIKGEYSKHKSSYDAIGDNPNAQIHDKLRNNFKELLSLTSVNTEKRCMELMKRMDQLKELWRCENQSSPGIPATVASSSCKNVLCPVKVTCKGRPQTKRKVTDIETVVKKFKVSSKLPRNNNTKTKRRKIQASKSTENQDNTCQSPLPSAAHDHSTQCLFLQDSIASSSRVAHTLGGHHDSILFQS, from the exons ATGATTACTACACAgcgaagtgaaagtatgaatgcattttttgatggttacGTGCACTCACAAACcacattgaaagaatttgttgatgaatatgATGATGCTTTAAGGAGAATGGTCGAGAGTGAGACACATTCTGATTTCGATTCTTTCAATTGTACAATCCCATGTATAAGCGCCTTGCAGTTAGAGAAACAGTTTCAAGTTGTTTACACAAATgcgaagttcaaagaagtacaTGGGCAgtttgtgaaaatgatgtcTTGTAATAACTCTATTCTCAAAAGTGAAGGTGCGATTTCTACCTTTGAAGTTATTGACTATGTTGCCGTTGAAGACCACTTAATAGAAAAGACATTTCTTGTTTACTTCAATGAAGATGAATTGGAAGTGAAGTGCACATGTGCATTGTTTGAAGTAAGAGGCATCTTATGCAGGCATTCACTTTCCGTGTTACGGACAAAGAAAGCGACAACTTTGCCGCAAAGATATTTTCTTGACAAATGGAGGAAGGATATTAAGGGAGAGTACTCGAAGCATAAGAGTAGTTATGATGCCATTGGTGATAATCCTAATGCCCAAATACATGACAAGTTGAGAAACAATTTTAAAGAATTACTATCGCTCACATCAGTAAACACGGAGAAACGTTGTATGGAACTAATGAAAAGAATGGATCAGTTAAAGGAGTTGTGGCGTTGCGAAAATCAATCTTCTCCTGGCATTCCAGCTACTGTCGCATCTTCTAGTTGTAAAAATGTGCTTTGTCCTGTGAAGGTTACATGTAAAGGGAGGCCACAAACAAAGAGAAAGGTGACTGATATAGAAACAGtggtgaagaaattcaaagtaTCGAGCAAGCTACCAAGAAATAACAATACTAAAACGAAGAGACGAAAAATTCaa gccTCCAAATCAACGGAAAATCAAGACAACACTTGTCAATCTCCATTGCCTTCTGCAGCTCACGATCATAGTACTCAG TGTTTGTTTTTGCAAGATTCCATCGCTTCATCATCGAGAGTTGCTCACACCTTGGGTGGTCACCATGATTCTATTCTTTTTCAg AGCTAA
- the LOC133870910 gene encoding uncharacterized protein LOC133870910 isoform X1 gives MASAAVVDHLHLEALPLIDLRLLSQSELYSLSLCSSSSYSSNDNDDVLIPKIDRSVFNESAGSRKQTYSRLRLAPRKPQSTPTPASTRTLTLTLTPTPTPTPTPFFSTTRQIPEPLYEENSQIISLLKQLFAAQAPTAENPATTDDDDNLVTVPVDFEDALPDWSSAGLQNVPIDVVHGAAGEQKRKRGRPRKNENWRIEPKTERKAEPNVPVAIFVSGGENKRKRGRPRKEENPMIESRQSEREVAVAEEKEMVNKKGDVADVAALANVKDPYGEELKRRTEGLQTEAELLGFLSALPGQSMNRSRRRRIVLASDFGDALPEGWKLMLTVKKRASRVWLHCRRYISPNGRQFVSCKEVSSYLLTFFGIQDASQPRSGHIDENFQLARKMDLGDDAALKLEDGKNADDLVSCSPPPMTSILTDSAKQDTLKTGDPGVQTGEILKCHKCTITFDEKNDLAHHLISAPNNAANGVIIKDGKYECKLCHKIFDERQQYNGHFGVHVQNYVKTVDTSRAKTSIEAIDDLSSGFSHDLIKADAVIKTCGDMDSHALILSSHDKETIKADKYDQALAGEHSDKQDKICNMNNDNLGKVDVDTVVVDRWNARSVNETASVNENRSICESSYERNLHKCIHSGINCNVAESSSESRSLAPPGNERTFAVENNVIKVSFPSVEDPKPQIGSESGEDIDGHTFENNESVSAFGNHDSGLKDLCPNVKQQCRSEGCSLFPFKNEHRSTLVNNWSGILSSSMLESVQERGFGSGLCNSSADEKTSVVRGNLNSVFTSALDEPRFDEVNISGNNAITVGFGSNHASQNDKAVTSSEQEGSSGSCLLISSCNEQCVVENSANKNPTSTLDGPFRGKTFESHMFASSVNEQKSGFYNNRNKASSGAVEGLKLDEVSSHKNHELNIAFDRNETGVDADITACSQQERCLKGSLLVSSADEHRYVLKDYDICNSTMGELKQVRGASERGLLGQSGYEQNHDNINNVNRVSCSSIEEARHKKVKSIWDTEVFLALGTQEGMDADVPCTMQGQSSEGCSLVLSGNEQTFSADNKVTDVYRSTVGELKHERGSKNSFPCPSAFDQIENKLNRVYMNRVWEWHRTEDMEKPREDELMIDFGDLAQSNEDSMAEPMWRTTEQNIQQSGLANTSSPLVQSSGCFPLFDVMSSKGGDKFFCANERFDRKSGLEGLRSSRTGNLEHNFLTLHGSSHTEESKVLSYDVEMGGLDSPYWLTKEALPLLPKLASRQQVRTVCVWCRNEFYLESVNSEMQSGSVGFMCTTCNAKYSRQANLQ, from the exons ATGGCCTCCGCTGCCGTCGTGGACCACCTACACCTCGAAGCCCTCCCTCTGATCGACCTCCGCCTCCTCTCTCAGTCCGAGCTCTACTCGCTCTCCCTCTGCTCCTCCTCTTCTTACTCCTCCAACGATAACGACGACGTTTTAATCCCGAAAATCGACCGCTCCGTCTTCAACGAATCCGCCGGTAGCCGCAAGCAGACCTACTCTAGGCTCCGCCTCGCTCCTCGCAAGCCCCAATCCACGCCTACCCCTGCCTCTACCcgcaccctcaccctcaccctcacccccacccccacccccacccctaCCCCATTCTTTTCAACTACGCGCCAAATACCCGAACCGCTCTACGAAGAAAACTCCCAGATCATTTCCCTTCTCAAACAACTCTTCGCCGCCCAAGCTCCCACTGCCGAAAATCCCGCCACCACCGATGACGACGATAACCTAGTTACGGTCCCAGTCGATTTTGAAGATGCCCTTCCGGATTGGTCCAGTGCGGGCTTGCAAAATGTGCCGATTGACGTTGTTCATGGTGCTGCTGGAGAGCAGAAGCGGAAGCGGGGGAGGCCACGGAAGAATGAGAATTGGAGGATTGAGCCAAAGACGGAGCGTAAGGCCGAGCCAAATGTTCCAGTCGCTATCTTTGTCAGCGGGGGGGAGAACAAGCGAAAGCGCGGGCGACCGCGAAAGGAGGAGAATCCAATGATCGAGAGCCGTCAGTCAGAGAGAGAGGTGGCTGTGGCGGAAGAGAAGGAGATGGTGAACAAGAAAGGGGATGTGGCGGACGTGGCTGCATTGGCAAATGTGAAAGATCCGTATGGCGAGGAGTTGAAGAGGAGGACAGAAGGGTTGCAGACCGAGGCGGAGTTGTTAGGATTTTTGAGTGCGTTGCCTGGTCAGTCGATGAATAGGAGTAGGAGGAGGAGGATTGTGCTGGCTAGCGATTTTGGCGACGCATTGCCTGAGGGGTGGAAGCTTATGCTTACTGTCAAGAAGAGAGCCAGCCGTGTATGGCTGCATTGTCGCCGATATATAAG CCCTAATGGACGCCAGTTTGTGTCGTGCAAGGAAGTTTCTTCATACTTGCTTACCTTTTTTGGAATCCAAGATGCAAGCCAACCAAGATCTGGTCATATTGATGAAAATTTTCAGTTGGCCAGGAAAATGGATCTCGGAGAT GATGCAGCTCTTAAACTTGAAGATGGAAAGAATGCTGATGATCTTGTTAGCTGTTCACCACCACCCATGACTTCTATATTAACTGATTCTGCAAAGCAGGACACCTTGAAGACAGGGGATCCGGGGGTTCAAACTGGGGAAATTTTAAAATGCCACAAATGCACCATAACATTTGATGAGAAGAATGATTTAGCACACCATCTGATATCAGCTCCCAATAATGCTGCAAATGGTGTAATAATTAAAGATGGAAAATATGAATGCAAGCTCTGCCATAAAATATTTGATGAGAGGCAACAATACAATGGCCATTTTGGGGTCCATGTGCAGAACTATGTGAAGACCGTTGACACCTCAAGGGCAAAAACTTCCATTGAAGCCATTGACGATCTGAGTTCTGGTTTTTCTCATGATTTAATAAAAGCAGATGCTGTCATCAAAACTTGTGGTGATATGGATAGTCATGCACTTATTCTTTCATCTCATGACAAGGAAACCATAAAGGCTGACAAATATGACCAAGCTTTAGCTGGGGAACATAGTGATAAGCAGGATAAAATTTGTAACATGAATAATGATAACTTGGGGAAGGTAGATGTGGATACTGTTGTTGTTGATAGATGGAATGCTCGCTCAGTAAATGAAACTGCTTCTGTTAATGAGAATAGAAGTATTTGTGAATCTTCTTATGAAAGAAACCTCCATAAGTGCATTCATAGTGGAATTAATTGTAATGTCGCAGAAAGTAGTTCTGAAAGCAGGTCGCTTGCTCCACCTGGAAACGAGAGAACTTTTGCTGTTGAAAACAATGTGATCAAGGTATCCTTCCCGTCAGTAGAGGATCCAAAGCCACAGATAGGTTCTGAAAGTGGTGAAGATATTGACGGTCATACATTTGAGAATAATGAGTCAGTATCTGCTTTTGGAAATCATGACAGTGGGCTCAAGGATCTTTGTCCTAATGTCAAGCAGCAATGTAGGTCTGAAGGCTGTTCACTTTTTCCATTTAAGAATGAACACAGATCAACTTTAGTAAATAATTGGAGTGGAATTTTGAGTTCCTCCATGTTGGAGTCTGTGCAGGAAAGAGGTTTTGGAAGTGGTTTATGTAATTCATCTGCTGATGAGAAAACAAGTGTTGTTAGAGGTAATCTGAATTCTGTTTTTACTAGCGCATTGGATGAGCCTAGATTTGACGAAGTAAATATCTCTGGGAACAATGCAATTACAGTTGGTTTTGGGAGTAATCATGCTTCACAAAATGATAAAGCTGTGACTAGCAGTGAGCAAGAAGGGAGTTCTGGAAGCTGTTTACTCATTTCATCTTGCAATGAACAATGTGTTGTTGAAAATAGTGCAAATAAGAATCCAACTTCGACACTGGATGGACCTTTTCGAGGAAAAACATTTGAAAGCCATATGTTTGCTTCATCTGTTAATGAGCAAAAATCTGGTTTTTACAATAATAGGAATAAAGCTTCTAGTGGTGCAGTGGAGGGGCTTAAGCTTGATGAAGTCAGTAGCCATAAGAATCACGAGTTAAATATTGCTTTTGACAGGAATGAAACTGGAGTAGATGCGGATATTACTGCTTGCAGTCAGCAGGAAAGATGTCTCAAAGGCTCTTTACTTGTTTCATCTGCAGATGAGCATAGATATGTTTTAAAAGATTATGACATCTGCAATAGTACAATGGGCGAGCTTAAACAGGTAAGAGGAGCGTCTGAAAGGGGTTTACTTGGACAGTCTGGTTACGAACAAAACCatgataatataaataatgtGAATAGGGTTTCCTGTAGCTCAATAGAGGAGGCTAGACATAAGAAAGTTAAGAGCATTTGGGACActgaagtttttcttgctcttggcACCCAGGAAGGAATGGATGCAGATGTGCCATGCACTATGCAGGGACAAAGTTCTGAAGGTTGTTCCCTTGTTCTTTCTGGGAATGAACAAACATTTTCCGCTGATAATAAGGTAACTGATGTTTATAGAAGCACAGTGGGGGAGCTTAAACATGAAAGAGGTTCTAAAAACAGCTTTCCTTGTCCATCTGCTTTTGACCAAATTGAAAATAAGTTGAATAGGGTCTATATGAACAGAGTGTGGGAGTGGCACAGGACAGAAGACATGGAGAAGCCTAGGGAGGATGAGTTAATGATTGATTTTGGGGATCTTGCCCAATCAAATGAGGATTCCATGGCAGAGCCTATGTGGAGAACTACTGAACAAAATATCCAACAGAGTGGTTTAGCCAATACTTCATCTCCACTGGTGCAATCATCTGGATGTTTTCCGCTCTTTGATGTAATGTCAAGCAAG GGTGGAGACAAATTTTTCTGTGCTAATGAGAGATTTGACAGAAAATCAGGTTTGGAAGGGCTAAGATCAAGTCGGACAGGAAATCTGGAACACAATTTCCTGACATTGCATGGAAGCTCTCATACTGAGGAATCAAAGGTTTTGTCATATGATGTAGAGATGGGGGGTTTAGATTCCCCTTATTGGCTTACAAAGGAAGCTTTGCCTTTGTTGCCAAAGTTAGCGAGCAGACAACAAGTCAGGACTGTGTGTGTCTGGTGCAGAAATGAATTTTACCTAGAATCTGTCAACTCTGAAATGCAATCAGGTTCAGTGGGTTTTATGTGCACAACCTGCAATGCTAAGTACTCCAGGCAAGCCAATCTACAGTAG
- the LOC133870910 gene encoding uncharacterized protein LOC133870910 isoform X2, which translates to MASAAVVDHLHLEALPLIDLRLLSQSELYSLSLCSSSSYSSNDNDDVLIPKIDRSVFNESAGSRKQTYSRLRLAPRKPQSTPTPASTRTLTLTLTPTPTPTPTPFFSTTRQIPEPLYEENSQIISLLKQLFAAQAPTAENPATTDDDDNLVTVPVDFEDALPDWSSAGLQNVPIDVVHGAAGEQKRKRGRPRKNENWRIEPKTERKAEPNVPVAIFVSGGENKRKRGRPRKEENPMIESRQSEREVAVAEEKEMVNKKGDVADVAALANVKDPYGEELKRRTEGLQTEAELLGFLSALPGQSMNRSRRRRIVLASDFGDALPEGWKLMLTVKKRASRVWLHCRRYISPNGRQFVSCKEVSSYLLTFFGIQDASQPRSGHIDENFQLARKMDLGDDAALKLEDGKNADDLVSCSPPPMTSILTDSAKQDTLKTGDPGVQTGEILKCHKCTITFDEKNDLAHHLISAPNNAANGVIIKDGKYECKLCHKIFDERQQYNGHFGVHVQNYVKTVDTSRAKTSIEAIDDLSSGFSHDLIKADAVIKTCGDMDSHALILSSHDKETIKADKYDQALAGEHSDKQDKICNMNNDNLGKVDVDTVVVDRWNARSVNETASVNENRSICESSYERNLHKCIHSGINCNVAESSSESRSLAPPGNERTFAVENNVIKVSFPSVEDPKPQIGSESGEDIDGHTFENNESVSAFGNHDSGLKDLCPNVKQQCRSEGCSLFPFKNEHRSTLVNNWSGILSSSMLESVQERGFGSGLCNSSADEKTSVVRGNLNSVFTSALDEPRFDEVNISGNNAITVGFGSNHASQNDKAVTSSEQEGSSGSCLLISSCNEQCVVENSANKNPTSTLDGPFRGKTFESHMFASSVNEQKSGFYNNRNKASSGAVEGLKLDEVSSHKNHELNIAFDRNETGVDADITACSQQERCLKGSLLVSSADEHRYVLKDYDICNSTMGELKQVRGASERGLLGQSGYEQNHDNINNVNRVSCSSIEEARHKKVKSIWDTEVFLALGTQEGMDADVPCTMQGQSSEGCSLVLSGNEQTFSADNKVTDVYRSTVGELKHERGSKNSFPCPSAFDQIENKLNRVYMNRVWEWHRTEDMEKPREDELMIDFGDLAQSNEDSMAEPMWRTTEQNIQQSGLANTSSPLVQSSGCFPLFDVMSSKV; encoded by the exons ATGGCCTCCGCTGCCGTCGTGGACCACCTACACCTCGAAGCCCTCCCTCTGATCGACCTCCGCCTCCTCTCTCAGTCCGAGCTCTACTCGCTCTCCCTCTGCTCCTCCTCTTCTTACTCCTCCAACGATAACGACGACGTTTTAATCCCGAAAATCGACCGCTCCGTCTTCAACGAATCCGCCGGTAGCCGCAAGCAGACCTACTCTAGGCTCCGCCTCGCTCCTCGCAAGCCCCAATCCACGCCTACCCCTGCCTCTACCcgcaccctcaccctcaccctcacccccacccccacccccacccctaCCCCATTCTTTTCAACTACGCGCCAAATACCCGAACCGCTCTACGAAGAAAACTCCCAGATCATTTCCCTTCTCAAACAACTCTTCGCCGCCCAAGCTCCCACTGCCGAAAATCCCGCCACCACCGATGACGACGATAACCTAGTTACGGTCCCAGTCGATTTTGAAGATGCCCTTCCGGATTGGTCCAGTGCGGGCTTGCAAAATGTGCCGATTGACGTTGTTCATGGTGCTGCTGGAGAGCAGAAGCGGAAGCGGGGGAGGCCACGGAAGAATGAGAATTGGAGGATTGAGCCAAAGACGGAGCGTAAGGCCGAGCCAAATGTTCCAGTCGCTATCTTTGTCAGCGGGGGGGAGAACAAGCGAAAGCGCGGGCGACCGCGAAAGGAGGAGAATCCAATGATCGAGAGCCGTCAGTCAGAGAGAGAGGTGGCTGTGGCGGAAGAGAAGGAGATGGTGAACAAGAAAGGGGATGTGGCGGACGTGGCTGCATTGGCAAATGTGAAAGATCCGTATGGCGAGGAGTTGAAGAGGAGGACAGAAGGGTTGCAGACCGAGGCGGAGTTGTTAGGATTTTTGAGTGCGTTGCCTGGTCAGTCGATGAATAGGAGTAGGAGGAGGAGGATTGTGCTGGCTAGCGATTTTGGCGACGCATTGCCTGAGGGGTGGAAGCTTATGCTTACTGTCAAGAAGAGAGCCAGCCGTGTATGGCTGCATTGTCGCCGATATATAAG CCCTAATGGACGCCAGTTTGTGTCGTGCAAGGAAGTTTCTTCATACTTGCTTACCTTTTTTGGAATCCAAGATGCAAGCCAACCAAGATCTGGTCATATTGATGAAAATTTTCAGTTGGCCAGGAAAATGGATCTCGGAGAT GATGCAGCTCTTAAACTTGAAGATGGAAAGAATGCTGATGATCTTGTTAGCTGTTCACCACCACCCATGACTTCTATATTAACTGATTCTGCAAAGCAGGACACCTTGAAGACAGGGGATCCGGGGGTTCAAACTGGGGAAATTTTAAAATGCCACAAATGCACCATAACATTTGATGAGAAGAATGATTTAGCACACCATCTGATATCAGCTCCCAATAATGCTGCAAATGGTGTAATAATTAAAGATGGAAAATATGAATGCAAGCTCTGCCATAAAATATTTGATGAGAGGCAACAATACAATGGCCATTTTGGGGTCCATGTGCAGAACTATGTGAAGACCGTTGACACCTCAAGGGCAAAAACTTCCATTGAAGCCATTGACGATCTGAGTTCTGGTTTTTCTCATGATTTAATAAAAGCAGATGCTGTCATCAAAACTTGTGGTGATATGGATAGTCATGCACTTATTCTTTCATCTCATGACAAGGAAACCATAAAGGCTGACAAATATGACCAAGCTTTAGCTGGGGAACATAGTGATAAGCAGGATAAAATTTGTAACATGAATAATGATAACTTGGGGAAGGTAGATGTGGATACTGTTGTTGTTGATAGATGGAATGCTCGCTCAGTAAATGAAACTGCTTCTGTTAATGAGAATAGAAGTATTTGTGAATCTTCTTATGAAAGAAACCTCCATAAGTGCATTCATAGTGGAATTAATTGTAATGTCGCAGAAAGTAGTTCTGAAAGCAGGTCGCTTGCTCCACCTGGAAACGAGAGAACTTTTGCTGTTGAAAACAATGTGATCAAGGTATCCTTCCCGTCAGTAGAGGATCCAAAGCCACAGATAGGTTCTGAAAGTGGTGAAGATATTGACGGTCATACATTTGAGAATAATGAGTCAGTATCTGCTTTTGGAAATCATGACAGTGGGCTCAAGGATCTTTGTCCTAATGTCAAGCAGCAATGTAGGTCTGAAGGCTGTTCACTTTTTCCATTTAAGAATGAACACAGATCAACTTTAGTAAATAATTGGAGTGGAATTTTGAGTTCCTCCATGTTGGAGTCTGTGCAGGAAAGAGGTTTTGGAAGTGGTTTATGTAATTCATCTGCTGATGAGAAAACAAGTGTTGTTAGAGGTAATCTGAATTCTGTTTTTACTAGCGCATTGGATGAGCCTAGATTTGACGAAGTAAATATCTCTGGGAACAATGCAATTACAGTTGGTTTTGGGAGTAATCATGCTTCACAAAATGATAAAGCTGTGACTAGCAGTGAGCAAGAAGGGAGTTCTGGAAGCTGTTTACTCATTTCATCTTGCAATGAACAATGTGTTGTTGAAAATAGTGCAAATAAGAATCCAACTTCGACACTGGATGGACCTTTTCGAGGAAAAACATTTGAAAGCCATATGTTTGCTTCATCTGTTAATGAGCAAAAATCTGGTTTTTACAATAATAGGAATAAAGCTTCTAGTGGTGCAGTGGAGGGGCTTAAGCTTGATGAAGTCAGTAGCCATAAGAATCACGAGTTAAATATTGCTTTTGACAGGAATGAAACTGGAGTAGATGCGGATATTACTGCTTGCAGTCAGCAGGAAAGATGTCTCAAAGGCTCTTTACTTGTTTCATCTGCAGATGAGCATAGATATGTTTTAAAAGATTATGACATCTGCAATAGTACAATGGGCGAGCTTAAACAGGTAAGAGGAGCGTCTGAAAGGGGTTTACTTGGACAGTCTGGTTACGAACAAAACCatgataatataaataatgtGAATAGGGTTTCCTGTAGCTCAATAGAGGAGGCTAGACATAAGAAAGTTAAGAGCATTTGGGACActgaagtttttcttgctcttggcACCCAGGAAGGAATGGATGCAGATGTGCCATGCACTATGCAGGGACAAAGTTCTGAAGGTTGTTCCCTTGTTCTTTCTGGGAATGAACAAACATTTTCCGCTGATAATAAGGTAACTGATGTTTATAGAAGCACAGTGGGGGAGCTTAAACATGAAAGAGGTTCTAAAAACAGCTTTCCTTGTCCATCTGCTTTTGACCAAATTGAAAATAAGTTGAATAGGGTCTATATGAACAGAGTGTGGGAGTGGCACAGGACAGAAGACATGGAGAAGCCTAGGGAGGATGAGTTAATGATTGATTTTGGGGATCTTGCCCAATCAAATGAGGATTCCATGGCAGAGCCTATGTGGAGAACTACTGAACAAAATATCCAACAGAGTGGTTTAGCCAATACTTCATCTCCACTGGTGCAATCATCTGGATGTTTTCCGCTCTTTGATGTAATGTCAAGCAAGGTATGA